One genomic segment of Microbacterium maritypicum includes these proteins:
- a CDS encoding sensor histidine kinase: MSLQTRLMTAVIGFVSLILIIVAVITSATLGKTMEDQLDQKLSEYAHQLVRISQAVAPSSATAQNVLASSPAPPVGVLFVVSSPVTGFSGVVAKSEDGDEFAGTLDPLTGAQLAEIAVSLKDTRVATVTLTDLGSYRVMALPTSNGLIVVTGLPRDEIQNQLTQLLTVIALATIGGLILLALTTAITIRVGLRPLRAVALTATRVANQQLDRGEVTITERVPAYEADPRTETGLVGASLNKLLDHVNTSLASRQKNEERMRRFVADASHELRTPLASIRGYSELSLRALRQSDPQTERPEVIESTTSSLERIQAQSLRMTRLVEDLLLLARLDEGRELVYGTVDLTQLALEGLSDARPTAADHHWNIDVPDEPVTIVGDAGRMHQVVANLLANARTHTPAGTTVTLSVAQEGEEAVLRVHDDGPGIDPAIRDELFARFARGDSSRARQTGGTGLGLAIAKAIVEGHHGLITVTSEPGDTTFTVRIPMNPATTGDTPAEA, from the coding sequence ATGAGCCTGCAGACACGGCTGATGACCGCCGTGATCGGGTTCGTGTCGCTGATCCTCATCATCGTCGCCGTGATCACCAGCGCGACGCTGGGAAAGACGATGGAAGATCAGCTCGACCAGAAGCTGAGCGAATACGCCCACCAGCTGGTTCGCATCTCCCAGGCTGTCGCTCCATCGTCGGCGACCGCGCAGAACGTGCTCGCGAGCAGCCCCGCACCTCCGGTCGGAGTTCTCTTCGTCGTCTCCAGTCCCGTCACAGGGTTCTCCGGAGTGGTCGCGAAGAGTGAGGACGGCGACGAATTCGCCGGAACGCTCGATCCGCTGACCGGCGCCCAGCTCGCCGAGATCGCGGTGTCGCTGAAGGATACCCGGGTCGCGACCGTCACCCTCACCGACCTCGGCTCCTACCGCGTCATGGCGCTGCCGACGAGCAACGGGCTGATCGTGGTCACCGGGCTCCCCCGTGACGAGATCCAGAACCAGCTCACGCAGCTGCTGACCGTGATCGCGCTCGCGACGATCGGTGGTCTGATCCTCCTGGCGCTGACCACCGCGATCACCATCCGGGTGGGTCTGCGTCCCCTCCGCGCCGTCGCACTGACCGCGACCAGGGTCGCGAATCAGCAGCTCGACCGCGGTGAGGTGACCATCACCGAGCGCGTTCCCGCGTACGAAGCCGATCCCCGCACCGAGACCGGTCTCGTCGGAGCCTCGCTGAACAAGCTCCTCGACCACGTGAACACCTCGCTCGCCTCACGGCAGAAGAACGAGGAGCGGATGCGGCGCTTCGTCGCCGACGCCAGCCACGAGCTGCGCACCCCGCTCGCGTCCATCCGCGGGTACTCCGAGCTGTCGTTGCGCGCCCTGCGTCAGTCGGACCCGCAGACGGAGCGCCCCGAGGTCATCGAGAGCACGACGTCGTCGCTGGAGCGCATCCAGGCCCAGTCGCTGCGGATGACCCGGCTCGTCGAGGACCTGCTGCTGCTGGCCCGTCTCGATGAGGGCCGGGAGCTGGTCTACGGCACGGTCGACCTGACCCAGCTGGCCCTCGAGGGTCTCTCGGACGCGCGGCCGACCGCGGCCGACCACCACTGGAACATCGACGTGCCCGACGAGCCCGTCACGATCGTGGGAGATGCCGGACGCATGCATCAGGTCGTCGCGAACCTGCTCGCGAACGCCCGCACCCACACGCCCGCCGGCACCACCGTCACGCTGAGCGTCGCTCAGGAAGGCGAGGAGGCGGTGCTGCGCGTGCACGACGACGGTCCAGGGATCGACCCCGCCATCCGCGACGAGCTCTTCGCCCGCTTCGCCCGCGGTGACAGCTCGCGGGCCCGGCAGACCGGCGGCACGGGCCTCGGACTCGCGATCGCGAAGGCCATCGTCGAGGGCCACCACGGCCTCATCACCGTGACCAGCGAGCCCGGCGACACGACCTTCACCGTCCGCATCCCCATGAATCCGGC
- a CDS encoding response regulator transcription factor — protein MTSDLPELRRPDGSPLRILAVDDEQMLTDLLAMALRMEGWEVRTASSGMEALQVAREFEPDALVLDIMMPDLDGMSVLKRLRESGNLVPVLFLTAKDAVGDRVAGLTAGGDDYVTKPFSLEEVIARLRAIIRRTGHATADDGQSILRVADLTLNEDSHEVVRDGTEIELTATEFELLRYLMRNERRVLSKAQILDRVWSYDFGGKSSVVELYISYLRKKIDAGRTPLLHTVRGVGYMIKAPQ, from the coding sequence ATGACCAGCGACCTGCCCGAACTGCGCCGCCCCGACGGCTCCCCCCTGCGCATCCTCGCCGTCGACGACGAGCAGATGCTGACCGACCTGCTCGCGATGGCACTGCGCATGGAGGGCTGGGAGGTGCGGACCGCTTCTTCCGGCATGGAAGCGCTCCAGGTGGCGCGCGAGTTCGAACCCGATGCGCTCGTGCTCGACATCATGATGCCCGACCTCGACGGGATGTCCGTGCTCAAGCGTCTGCGGGAGTCCGGCAACCTCGTCCCCGTGCTGTTCCTCACCGCGAAGGACGCCGTGGGCGATCGCGTCGCCGGTCTCACCGCCGGAGGCGACGACTACGTCACGAAGCCGTTCAGCCTGGAGGAGGTGATCGCACGACTGCGGGCGATCATCCGCCGCACCGGCCACGCCACCGCCGACGACGGACAGTCGATCCTGCGCGTCGCCGACCTCACCCTCAACGAGGACAGCCACGAGGTCGTGCGAGACGGCACCGAGATCGAGCTCACCGCGACCGAGTTCGAGCTGCTGCGCTACCTGATGCGCAACGAGCGCCGGGTGCTGTCGAAGGCGCAGATCCTCGACCGGGTGTGGAGCTACGACTTCGGCGGCAAGTCGTCGGTCGTCGAGCTGTACATCTCGTACCTGCGCAAGAAGATCGATGCCGGGCGCACGCCGCTGCTGCACACCGTGCGCGGCGTCGGCTACATGATCAAGGCCCCGCAGTGA
- a CDS encoding acetylxylan esterase: MTQTPREEMTEYSLSALLAPPESPAEPEDFDAFWRGTFQEFGAGAVAWELTREHPETATHRVMEIRFHSSVDEHATAFVMQPHAVADARRGLVVGHGYGGRTGPDVERVPAHTAAIFPVAPGTHVGTASRFPAPPDEHVLAGIAHRDTYSHRFSAADIWRAATILLEIVPAVAGSLDFSGGSFGGGIGALALPWDARFRRAVLDVPSFGNHDVRLSRRCTGSGEAVRRHLRDHPEVRPVLDYFDAAIAARRLRMPVHVSAAVLDPAVDPRGQFAVYHALPGPKRLGVRACGHLDGPIGELSDRLALQDGMDFLALPDERVI; the protein is encoded by the coding sequence GTGACCCAGACCCCTCGCGAGGAGATGACGGAGTACTCGCTGAGTGCGCTCCTCGCTCCCCCCGAATCACCGGCCGAACCCGAGGACTTCGACGCCTTCTGGCGGGGCACCTTCCAGGAGTTCGGTGCGGGAGCGGTGGCGTGGGAGCTCACTCGCGAGCACCCCGAGACCGCGACGCATCGCGTGATGGAGATCCGCTTTCACTCCTCGGTCGATGAACACGCCACCGCCTTCGTGATGCAGCCCCACGCCGTCGCCGACGCGCGGCGCGGCCTCGTCGTCGGACACGGCTACGGCGGTCGCACGGGACCCGATGTCGAGAGGGTGCCCGCCCATACCGCGGCGATCTTCCCCGTCGCCCCCGGGACGCATGTCGGCACCGCCAGCCGCTTCCCCGCACCGCCGGACGAGCATGTCCTGGCCGGCATCGCCCATCGCGACACCTACTCGCATCGCTTCAGCGCAGCCGACATCTGGCGCGCAGCCACGATCCTCCTCGAGATCGTGCCCGCCGTGGCGGGATCGCTCGACTTCAGCGGCGGCAGCTTCGGCGGTGGCATCGGCGCCCTGGCCCTTCCCTGGGACGCCCGGTTCCGACGCGCGGTCCTCGACGTCCCGAGCTTCGGCAACCACGACGTGCGCCTCTCGCGGCGCTGCACCGGCAGCGGAGAGGCCGTTCGCCGGCACCTGCGCGACCATCCAGAGGTCCGCCCCGTCCTCGACTACTTCGACGCGGCGATCGCGGCACGGCGCCTGCGCATGCCCGTGCACGTCAGCGCGGCGGTGCTCGATCCCGCCGTCGACCCGCGCGGACAGTTCGCGGTGTATCACGCGCTGCCGGGCCCGAAGCGCCTCGGCGTGCGAGCCTGCGGTCATCTCGACGGACCCATCGGCGAACTGTCCGACCGCCTCGCCCTGCAGGACGGCATGGACTTCCTCGCGCTCCCCGACGAGCGTGTGATCTGA
- a CDS encoding golvesin C-terminal-like domain-containing protein: protein MWSRRSVLRMLVIAGVLPPVLGSSSGSAPAAATELTTPGGVYADALRRLEKPNLAFSQVAQLVGQNHRMTFLQATWDGGATIVRDLEIKHNGGWLSITDPAHRFDEQWLVLEGALPTGSAPELYGPLTPSWLGFTSYQVLGPQAIELTTSTDDVDLVVRWRLEGAYPEAHHVLTAKTAGDYIVGYQSQDTRSLDDLDEVLCGSYQHALSVLDGSAPLGAWELFAPMALTQYSVGGVAVTSGVYLPSEVAEFVHERQLMADRQPYGMSLRNDSLDIVPSMYSPQPGLRTAMTVGQQRGFAFGIAARADTLYGTYAQLCRNEYGLSAYRHNVYDRSLTDAVHAMTALIAVEPSGDDSVDYVPSYSGWWNRAKGFVDVENEDAVRAAASGVVLAAHYLTGTADSTLYDRRARPLVEYQLSRKGIGHTPMIGSPVYNDKTQYRIGRIPTDAVNLASLYQLTHGRNAGIQRLAVQATKAGVVGQSRAPFSNALATYRVTGDPAYLAEATLIARRYSQEQILTPYRSNGQPPGGFAYSFSKYWVDLLEMFEATGETEFLDGAYREVQRFITQTAVRPVPDTTVTVPVGSVITQQYDWESRSSLPSYPTTSVQSETVPAWYVSTSGLTFEALSSFKLGVSTLTNPGGGYVFNPCWAGALLRLAHHTGDELIADIAHNMVIGRFTTYPGYYGRQFQVAHMKPDFATSGPVGITGYYFHHAPAQLGLAMDYLISESFYRSAGAIEFPHVFEADFAYFKFFAYGHAPGTFFGEDGVWPYFPEGLIEVDNPLVNWIGGVGNEALYVSLTNSAGTPQQVVVDLSTDLTGLPRSSSTAVEVVAANGARSTTAAQNGRVTVTVPARGLVALVVRNVTVQRPGLPFDDIVDHGRDSFHEIDSDPATEYGVARGMLLVRPDGEGYDAYVQIDTEQQATLSYRIGTQAVQQAPQKAYPFEWTIPVDDLTETFRYTITSGGTTTPEVTLRLPARISGANPGLAGDVIAQATGTAGDRVPLIIEVRNATDDPITGTVAVTLPSGWQIDGAVPSISVPAQGSARVESAAVIAAAAPLGEVEVKAKLTIQGEDPVTLRAAAIEVIDRRRLVSLTSDVEIVSGPGAVATLTALVINTGVTPLQGTLALYGLTGWSVGQQSATITVPPRSDLTHTWTVTAGAGVAPGSSTRFEARLDQTLRRGVLVRVADEGVIAHTQSPWPGYLESGNWYPSGLSGWNGTRTRYSDSDSVGSTVTWNVDLPQAGLYRVSVWYPTNPTTTTSAAYVVEHQNGSSEVIVDQTQGAAAWRSLGSFRYGAGATGTVRLEVRNTSIHRVSAAQFVRIGD, encoded by the coding sequence ATGTGGAGCCGACGCTCCGTGCTGCGAATGCTCGTGATCGCCGGTGTGCTTCCTCCGGTGCTCGGCTCGTCCTCCGGCTCGGCACCCGCTGCGGCCACCGAGCTCACCACGCCGGGCGGGGTCTATGCCGATGCGCTCCGCCGCCTGGAGAAGCCGAATCTGGCGTTCTCGCAGGTCGCCCAGCTGGTCGGCCAGAACCACCGGATGACTTTTCTCCAGGCGACGTGGGACGGCGGGGCGACCATCGTGCGCGACCTGGAGATCAAGCACAACGGCGGCTGGTTGTCGATCACCGACCCTGCCCATCGGTTCGATGAGCAGTGGCTCGTGCTGGAGGGGGCACTGCCGACGGGGAGCGCCCCGGAGCTGTACGGGCCGCTCACCCCGAGCTGGCTCGGTTTCACCTCCTACCAGGTCCTCGGGCCGCAGGCCATCGAGCTGACCACGAGCACCGACGATGTCGATCTGGTCGTGCGGTGGAGGCTGGAGGGCGCTTACCCCGAGGCTCACCACGTGCTCACGGCCAAGACCGCCGGCGACTACATCGTCGGCTACCAGAGCCAGGACACGAGGTCGCTCGACGACCTCGACGAGGTGCTGTGCGGTTCGTACCAGCATGCGCTCTCGGTGCTCGACGGCTCCGCGCCCCTGGGCGCCTGGGAGCTCTTCGCGCCGATGGCGCTGACGCAGTACTCCGTCGGCGGCGTCGCCGTCACCTCGGGGGTGTACCTGCCGTCTGAGGTCGCCGAATTCGTGCATGAACGTCAGCTCATGGCGGACCGGCAACCGTACGGGATGAGCCTGCGCAACGACAGCCTCGACATCGTTCCGTCCATGTACTCGCCGCAGCCGGGCCTGCGCACGGCCATGACCGTCGGACAGCAGCGGGGATTCGCGTTCGGCATCGCCGCTCGTGCGGACACCCTGTACGGCACCTACGCGCAGCTGTGCCGGAACGAATACGGTCTGAGCGCCTATCGGCACAACGTCTACGACCGATCGCTCACGGATGCCGTGCACGCGATGACAGCGCTGATCGCGGTGGAGCCCAGCGGCGACGACTCCGTCGACTACGTCCCGTCGTACTCGGGCTGGTGGAACCGCGCGAAGGGCTTCGTCGACGTCGAGAACGAGGATGCCGTCCGCGCCGCGGCGAGCGGGGTCGTGCTCGCCGCGCACTATCTGACCGGAACCGCCGACAGCACGCTGTACGACCGTCGCGCGCGGCCGCTCGTGGAGTATCAGCTCTCCCGAAAGGGCATCGGGCACACGCCGATGATCGGCAGCCCGGTCTACAACGACAAGACCCAGTACCGGATCGGGCGGATCCCCACCGATGCCGTGAACCTCGCGTCGCTGTACCAGCTCACGCACGGCCGGAATGCGGGCATCCAGCGGCTCGCGGTGCAGGCGACCAAGGCTGGCGTGGTCGGTCAGAGCAGGGCGCCGTTCTCGAACGCGCTGGCGACCTACCGGGTCACGGGGGATCCGGCCTATCTCGCGGAGGCGACGCTGATCGCGCGGCGCTACTCGCAGGAGCAGATCCTCACGCCCTATCGGAGCAACGGACAGCCGCCGGGCGGCTTCGCGTACAGCTTCTCGAAATACTGGGTCGACCTGCTGGAGATGTTCGAGGCCACGGGGGAGACGGAGTTCCTGGACGGGGCGTACCGCGAGGTGCAGCGCTTCATCACGCAGACCGCGGTCCGCCCGGTGCCCGACACCACTGTCACCGTGCCGGTCGGCTCCGTGATCACGCAGCAGTACGACTGGGAGTCGCGCTCCTCACTCCCGTCGTACCCGACGACGAGCGTCCAGAGCGAGACCGTGCCCGCCTGGTACGTCTCGACCTCGGGGCTGACGTTCGAGGCGCTGTCGTCGTTCAAGCTCGGCGTCAGCACATTGACGAACCCGGGCGGAGGCTACGTGTTCAACCCCTGCTGGGCCGGAGCCCTGCTGCGCCTGGCGCATCACACCGGTGACGAGCTGATCGCCGACATCGCGCACAACATGGTGATCGGGCGCTTCACCACGTATCCCGGCTACTACGGGCGGCAGTTCCAGGTCGCGCACATGAAGCCCGACTTCGCGACCAGCGGGCCGGTCGGGATCACCGGGTACTACTTCCACCACGCGCCCGCCCAGCTCGGTCTCGCGATGGACTACCTGATCAGCGAGAGCTTCTACCGCAGCGCCGGCGCGATCGAGTTCCCGCACGTGTTCGAGGCGGACTTCGCATATTTCAAGTTCTTCGCCTACGGTCACGCGCCGGGGACGTTCTTCGGCGAGGACGGCGTGTGGCCGTACTTCCCCGAGGGGCTCATCGAGGTCGACAACCCTCTGGTCAACTGGATCGGCGGCGTCGGCAACGAGGCCCTGTACGTGAGCCTCACGAACTCTGCCGGCACCCCGCAGCAGGTGGTCGTCGACCTCTCCACCGATCTCACCGGCTTGCCCCGCAGCTCGTCGACCGCGGTCGAGGTGGTGGCCGCGAACGGCGCCCGTTCGACCACGGCGGCCCAGAACGGTCGCGTCACCGTCACGGTGCCCGCCCGCGGGTTGGTGGCCCTGGTGGTGCGGAACGTGACCGTGCAGCGGCCGGGGCTGCCGTTCGACGACATCGTCGATCACGGGCGCGACAGCTTCCACGAGATCGACTCCGACCCCGCGACCGAGTATGGGGTCGCGCGCGGGATGCTGCTGGTGCGTCCCGACGGGGAGGGGTACGACGCCTACGTGCAGATCGACACCGAGCAGCAGGCCACGCTGTCATACCGCATCGGCACGCAGGCGGTGCAGCAGGCGCCGCAGAAGGCGTACCCGTTCGAATGGACGATCCCCGTCGACGACCTCACCGAGACGTTCCGATACACGATCACCTCCGGGGGCACGACCACGCCCGAGGTCACGCTGCGACTGCCCGCACGGATCAGCGGAGCGAACCCCGGCCTCGCGGGCGACGTCATCGCGCAGGCGACGGGAACCGCGGGCGACCGTGTGCCGCTGATCATCGAGGTGCGAAACGCCACCGACGATCCGATCACGGGCACCGTGGCGGTGACCCTGCCGTCGGGCTGGCAGATCGACGGTGCGGTCCCGTCGATCTCCGTTCCCGCGCAGGGCTCGGCGCGGGTGGAATCCGCGGCCGTGATCGCCGCCGCTGCGCCGCTGGGCGAGGTCGAGGTGAAGGCGAAGCTGACGATCCAGGGGGAGGACCCGGTCACGCTCCGCGCCGCGGCGATCGAAGTCATCGACCGGCGCCGGCTGGTGTCGCTCACCTCGGACGTCGAGATCGTCAGCGGCCCCGGCGCGGTAGCCACACTGACGGCTCTGGTGATCAACACCGGGGTCACCCCGCTGCAGGGCACCCTCGCGCTCTACGGCCTCACGGGCTGGAGCGTCGGGCAGCAGAGCGCGACGATCACGGTGCCGCCGAGGTCCGATCTGACCCACACCTGGACGGTGACGGCAGGGGCCGGCGTCGCACCAGGATCGTCGACCCGATTCGAGGCGCGGCTGGATCAGACGCTGCGTCGAGGGGTGCTCGTGCGGGTCGCCGACGAGGGCGTGATCGCCCACACCCAGTCGCCGTGGCCGGGCTATCTGGAATCGGGAAACTGGTACCCCAGCGGGCTCTCGGGCTGGAACGGCACCCGCACGCGGTACAGCGATTCCGACTCGGTCGGCAGCACCGTGACGTGGAACGTCGATCTGCCGCAGGCGGGGCTCTACCGCGTCTCGGTCTGGTATCCGACGAACCCCACGACCACGACGTCGGCGGCCTACGTCGTGGAGCATCAGAACGGAAGCTCCGAGGTGATCGTGGATCAGACGCAGGGAGCGGCGGCCTGGCGCTCGCTGGGTTCGTTCCGCTACGGCGCGGGGGCGACCGGGACCGTGCGGCTCGAGGTGCGCAACACCAGCATCCACCGGGTCAGTGCGGCGCAGTTCGTCCGCATCGGGGACTGA
- a CDS encoding mandelate racemase/muconate lactonizing enzyme family protein, translating to MRITRVQTFPLYLSKEEANNSYAGDTAVDHRGYVIRPPWRSLYSPGYETLLVKIETDEGLVGWGEALAPVAPVVAGAIVDNLLTPLIIGEDPRSVRTLWHRMTESMRERGHLTGHQADAMAAVDIALWDLWGHATGLSVSELAGGRFHEVLPTYVSGIRGVDDVERAEKAAELVEGGVRRIKLHLGVDIRTDLATYDAVRGVHPDLDVALDAHWTYRLGEARALGRELDDRKAWFFEAPLAPEDVENHRDLATALATPIAVGEAMRSRFEFTDWLTRRAVGITQPDIGRTGITEGLAIAAVADAFHVQVAPHHSAAFGIAMAAGVHVAASAASLLAFEYQPFPLPVANRLLTTPLEVRADGGFIVPTGPGLGVTVDEDAIKEYVRH from the coding sequence GTGAGAATCACGCGCGTCCAGACCTTCCCGCTCTACCTGTCGAAGGAGGAGGCGAACAACTCCTACGCCGGCGACACCGCGGTCGACCACCGCGGCTACGTGATCCGTCCGCCCTGGCGGAGCCTGTACTCCCCCGGCTACGAGACCCTGCTCGTGAAGATCGAGACCGACGAAGGTCTGGTCGGCTGGGGCGAGGCACTGGCGCCGGTCGCCCCCGTCGTGGCGGGCGCAATCGTCGACAACCTGCTCACCCCGCTCATCATCGGCGAGGACCCGCGCTCGGTGCGCACGCTCTGGCACCGCATGACCGAGTCGATGCGCGAGCGCGGTCACCTCACCGGTCACCAGGCCGACGCCATGGCCGCCGTCGACATCGCACTGTGGGACCTCTGGGGTCACGCCACCGGCCTCTCGGTGTCCGAGCTCGCCGGCGGCCGCTTCCACGAGGTGCTGCCGACCTACGTCTCGGGGATCCGCGGCGTCGATGACGTCGAGCGCGCGGAGAAGGCGGCCGAGCTCGTCGAGGGCGGTGTACGCCGCATCAAGCTGCACCTCGGCGTCGACATCCGCACCGACCTCGCCACCTACGACGCTGTCCGCGGCGTCCACCCCGACCTCGACGTCGCGCTGGACGCGCACTGGACGTACCGGCTCGGCGAGGCGCGGGCACTCGGCCGGGAGCTCGACGACCGGAAGGCCTGGTTCTTCGAGGCACCGCTGGCTCCCGAAGACGTGGAGAACCACCGTGACCTGGCGACCGCGCTCGCCACCCCGATCGCGGTCGGCGAGGCGATGCGCAGCCGCTTCGAATTCACCGACTGGCTCACCCGCCGCGCCGTCGGAATCACGCAGCCCGACATCGGTCGCACGGGCATCACCGAGGGCCTCGCGATCGCCGCGGTCGCCGACGCATTCCACGTGCAGGTCGCACCTCACCATTCGGCCGCCTTCGGCATCGCGATGGCTGCCGGCGTGCACGTCGCGGCGAGCGCCGCCTCGCTCCTCGCGTTCGAATACCAGCCGTTCCCACTCCCGGTCGCCAACCGCCTGCTCACGACGCCGCTCGAGGTGCGCGCCGACGGTGGGTTCATCGTCCCGACGGGGCCGGGACTGGGCGTGACCGTCGACGAGGACGCGATCAAGGAGTACGTGCGGCACTGA
- a CDS encoding IclR family transcriptional regulator, with amino-acid sequence MASESVGGTQTVERAMSLLACFTEESGELRVSELCTLTGLGQSTVSRMMSALDRMKFVVQDSRTGLYRLGPAAVSLGTIALNGSPIFRASRQIAQNLARRIEIGVNVAELSGFTFMYLCNFEGALAPKSFDMAGRTGPLHATGIGKALLSGMTDAQVDEYFAQAPQRFTPHTIVDRDSMQLALDETRSRGYSTEIEELAFGRACIAAPIRNRAGEIVAGISASGPLSVLDLHAPHQELALQLIEAADEISVALGYSPSRTASAFAAL; translated from the coding sequence ATGGCATCGGAATCGGTGGGCGGCACCCAGACCGTCGAACGGGCGATGTCGTTGCTCGCATGCTTCACCGAGGAATCCGGTGAGCTGAGGGTCTCCGAGCTGTGCACTCTCACCGGCCTCGGCCAGTCCACCGTCTCGCGCATGATGTCGGCGCTCGATCGCATGAAGTTCGTGGTGCAGGACTCACGCACCGGGCTCTACCGCCTGGGCCCCGCGGCCGTGTCCCTGGGCACGATCGCCCTCAACGGCTCGCCCATCTTCCGCGCATCGCGGCAGATCGCACAGAACCTCGCTCGCAGGATCGAGATCGGTGTGAACGTGGCCGAACTCAGCGGCTTCACCTTCATGTACCTGTGCAACTTCGAGGGAGCACTCGCGCCCAAGTCGTTCGACATGGCGGGTCGTACGGGCCCGCTGCACGCCACCGGCATCGGCAAGGCGCTGCTCTCGGGCATGACGGACGCGCAGGTGGACGAGTACTTCGCGCAGGCGCCGCAGCGATTCACCCCGCACACCATCGTCGACCGTGACAGCATGCAGCTCGCGCTCGACGAGACGCGCAGTCGCGGCTACTCGACCGAGATCGAAGAACTCGCCTTCGGACGTGCCTGCATCGCCGCCCCGATCCGCAACCGTGCCGGCGAGATCGTGGCCGGCATCTCGGCCAGCGGCCCCCTCTCGGTGCTCGACCTGCACGCCCCGCACCAGGAACTCGCGCTGCAGCTGATCGAGGCCGCCGACGAGATCTCCGTTGCTCTCGGCTACAGCCCGTCCCGCACCGCATCGGCCTTCGCGGCGCTCTGA
- a CDS encoding carbohydrate ABC transporter permease, translating into MQQAILERPAESEQKAVEPRSGRRSTLGAKDRTFGFMIALPAVLLFLMIAIFPLVSSIFTSLFDQSLLRPERTFVGFDNYAAVWEEFFARLGTTVVFASLATVFPLVLGVALALLLNARMRGRNILRGALMLPWLLPGVVVSFLWAWIFNDSYGVVNHVLSVFGLPEVSMLGTPTGAMAAVVIAKTWHSFPWIMVVALAVLQTLPSEQIEAATIDGATRSQRFRHISLPHIAGPVTLVAVLEFIYNFGNFDTIFVMTGGGPGNSTTTLAVSLYDLAFGSYELGKASAMGALWLVLLAIITSGYLFLNRRLEK; encoded by the coding sequence ATGCAACAAGCCATACTCGAGCGGCCTGCAGAGAGCGAGCAGAAGGCCGTCGAGCCACGCTCCGGGCGACGCTCCACGCTGGGCGCGAAGGATCGCACCTTCGGTTTCATGATCGCACTTCCCGCGGTCCTGCTGTTCCTCATGATCGCGATCTTCCCTCTCGTGTCGAGCATCTTCACGAGCCTCTTCGACCAATCGCTCCTGCGCCCCGAGCGCACGTTCGTGGGTTTCGACAACTATGCGGCCGTCTGGGAGGAGTTCTTCGCCCGGCTCGGCACGACCGTCGTGTTCGCGTCGCTCGCCACGGTCTTCCCCCTCGTGCTCGGCGTGGCGCTGGCACTGCTGCTGAACGCCCGCATGCGCGGACGCAACATCCTGCGCGGCGCCCTCATGCTGCCGTGGCTGCTCCCCGGTGTCGTGGTCTCCTTCCTCTGGGCGTGGATCTTCAATGACAGCTACGGCGTCGTCAACCATGTGCTCTCGGTCTTCGGCCTGCCCGAGGTGAGCATGCTCGGCACCCCCACGGGCGCCATGGCCGCCGTGGTCATCGCCAAGACCTGGCACTCGTTCCCGTGGATCATGGTCGTCGCGCTCGCGGTGCTGCAGACCCTCCCGAGCGAGCAGATCGAGGCCGCCACGATCGACGGCGCGACCCGCTCGCAGCGGTTCCGTCACATCTCGCTGCCGCACATCGCCGGCCCCGTCACCCTCGTCGCGGTGCTGGAGTTCATCTACAACTTCGGCAACTTCGACACCATCTTCGTCATGACCGGCGGCGGACCCGGCAACTCGACCACGACGCTCGCGGTCAGCCTCTACGACCTCGCCTTCGGCAGCTACGAGCTCGGCAAGGCCTCCGCCATGGGCGCTCTGTGGCTCGTCCTGCTGGCGATCATCACGAGCGGATACCTGTTCCTCAACCGACGGCTGGAGAAGTGA